In Ancylomarina subtilis, the genomic stretch TTCATGGAGCCGACATTGCTCCCGAATCGGCAACACCTTATCGTAACGATTTCCGCGAAGTTATTCTTGCAAAGGAATGCTTCGAGGCACTATCGGCTCTAAACCCTGGTATCCCCTCCGCTAAAATCGAAGAGGTAATCCGTCTGGTTTCAAATCCCGATGGGGTGAACACCGTTTATAAAAACAAGGCTTTTCACAAAATGCTTTTAGACGGAGTTCAGGTTGAATTTGAGCACAAAGGGGAGAATATCAAAGATTTGGTTTACCTCATCGATTTCAATTCGGTGGCTGCCAATCGATTTTTGGTGGTCAATCAGTATTCCATTGCCGGCGAAAAACACACCCGTCGTCCCGATATCATGGTTTTTATTAATGGTTTGCCCATCTCTATTCTGGAACTAAAAAATCCGGCCAACGAAGATACCGATATTTGGGATGCATACAATCAACTTCAAACCTATAAAAAAGATATAGAAGACCTCTTTGTATTCAACGAGGCTTTAGTGGTTTCCGATGGCATTACGGCTCGTATTGGTTCTCTAACCGCCAACAAAGAACGTTTCATGCCTTGGCGAACCATCGATAACGAACACGATCGTCCCTTGGTCGAATTCGAATTGGAGAAGGTGATCAAAGGTTTCTTTAAACCCGAATTGTTTCTCGATTACCTGCGCCATTTTATCCTGTTTGAAGGCAATGGTAATGGACTCATAAAAAAAATTGCAGCTTACCATCAGTTTCACGCCGTTCGCGAAGCTGTAAAAGCAACTATTAAGGCGGCCAGTGTTCCCCAATTGGCCATGGCTGCCGAACCTAGAGCCAATTATACAAATACATTAGAGCCGGGTTCGAAGAAAGCAGGCGTTATTTGGCACACCCAAGGCTCGGGCAAAAGCATCTCCATGGTCTGTTATGCAGGTAAGCTGTTACAGCAGGCCGAAATGCAGAATCCAACCATTGTGGTGGTCACCGATCGTTCCGATCTCGATGGTCAACTGTTTAAAACCTTCTCGCAATCTGCCGATCTACTCAAACAAGAGCCCGTTCAAGCTAATAGCCGTGAGGATTTGCGCGATATACTCGAAGCCCGTAAATCGGGAGGAATTGTATTCACCACCATACAAAAATTCTCATTATACAATGGCGAATCCAAGCACCCACTGCTAAGCAAGCGCCACAACATAGTTGTAATTAGCGACGAGGCACACCGATCGCAGTATGGCGATAAAGCCAAGCTCGATACCAAAACGGGAGTTTATAAATATGGTTTCTCGCAACACATGCGCGATGCCTTAAACAATGCAACCTTTATTGGCTTTACAGGTACGCCTATCTCTATGGTTGATAAGGACACCCAAAATGTATTTGGCAGCTATGTCAGTATTTACGACATACAAGATGCGGTAGACGATGGTGCTACGGTACCCATTTTTTACGAAAGCAGATTAGCCAAGCTCGATATCAACCAGGCAGAAATCGAAAAACTGAATCAGGACGTCGAAGAGGTCATCGAAGACGAAGAAGATCTGGTCACTCGTGAAAAGACAAAAAGCAAATGGGCAGAATTGGAGAAATTGGTAGGTGCTGAAAATCGTATGCTTAAAATTGCCGCCGATTTGGTGAATCATTACCAGCAGCGCATCCAAATTATTGATGGAAAAGCCATGATAGTTTGCATGAGTCGTGACATTTGCGTGCAGATGTACAATCACATTACCGCAATAAAACCCGAATGGCACAACGACGATCCTTCCAAAGGAAATATCAAAGTGATTATGACCGGCTCGGCTTCCGATAAGGAGTCCATTCAGGATCATGTCCACACCAAGAAAGTAAAAAAGGATTTGGAGAATCGCTTCAAAGACGAAAACGACGATCTGCAGATTGTAATTGTCCGCGACATGTGGCTTACGGGTTTCGATGCACCGCCTTGTCATACCATGTATGTCGACAAACCCATGAAAGGCCACAACCTAATGCAGGCCATTGCCCGCGTAAACCGTGTGTTTAAAAATAAACCAGGTGGATTGGTGGTCGATTACATTGGCATTGCCAATGAGTTAAAGTGGGCACTAAAAACCTACACCGAATCGAAAGGAAAAGGCTCGCCAACAAACAAAGCGCAGGAAGCTTTTGTCATTTTTCAAAATAAACTGGATGCACTTAGAGGCATGTTTCATGGTTTTAATTATTCTGATTTTGAAACAAAACCTTTGGAGCTTCTCATTCCAGCCACCAACCATATTTTGGAAGATTCAAAGAATGGAAAAAAACGTTTCCTCGATTTAATGGCAGCCATAAATTCGGCATTGGCACTTTGTGGCACTTTAGATGAAATAAACGAATACAAAATTGAAATCGCCTTCTTCAATGCCATTAAGGCAACCATCATAAAACACACCAGTGTCGATAAAAAGCGTCTGGAAGAAGAAAAGAATTCGGCCTTAAAGCAAATACTCGACAATGCCGTTGTTGCCGAAGGCGTAGAAGATATTTTCAAACTTGCAGGATTGGAGAAACCAAATATTGGTTTGCTTTCCGAAGATTTTTTAGAAGATGTACGTCGCCTAAAAATGAAGAATTTTGCGGTGGCCCTCTTAGAGAAATTATTAAAAGACAACATCAAAGCGCACTCTCGGGGCAACTTGGTTCAGGAACAAAAATATGGCGACAGACTTCTCGAATCTTTGCGTAAATACCACAACCGTCAAATTGAAACCGCTCAGGTAATCGAAGAGCTGATTCAAATGGCCAAGGATTTCCAAAAGGACATGGAACGTGAAAAAGATTTAGGTCTGAACATCGACGAAATCCGTTTTTACGATGCACTTGCCAGCAACGAAAGTGCTGTTCGTGAATTGCACGAAGAAACATTAAAGCAAATAGCTATAGAACTAACCGAAAAGCTTCGAAACAGCACCACGGTTGATTGGCAAGTCCGCGACAGCGTCCGCGCCAAAATCCGCAACATGGTTCGTCGTTTGCTTCGCCGTTATAAGTATCCACCAGATCAGGCTCCTCAAGCAATTGAATTAATATTAAAACAAGCCGAAGTTTTGGCTGATGGATGGACAAATTAATAATCACTTAAACCTGACAGCGTGCATCGCACCTGTCAGCGTTTTTTAAGAATATAACGACTTAAATACTATGACTCTCTTAAATATTGCCATTCATTTTGCTATCGGAATGGCAATTTCTTTATTAGGATTTTATTTTTTTAGAAAATTCATAAGGAAATATTTCACCAAGCATCTTACATATATTTTTCTAAGTTATTGGGCATTTTGCATATTAATTTTCCTATTCTTAATTGGATCAGGTGGTGCCACTTTCTATATTGATACAACAATATGGTATGAATTTGGTTCCTTCATCGGAGCATTCCTTTTAGCAGCAACTTTACTGTTTCAAATTCGCTCTTTTCGCCGCCAGCAAGTTGAAGCCAAATTCTTCGAGATGGTGAAGTACTACAGGGATAATGTTGTCCAGATGAAATTGAGAAACCCCTTTCATCATAATAGTCATGAAGAAACACATGCAGAAGGGCGTCGTGTTTTAAAAGTAATTTTCGATCAATATAAAGTTGCAAGGGGAATTGTAGATTTCGAAAAAGTGGTTGATAGCAATAAAATAGATGATTGTTTTATAAAACCTAAGGAATATAATGCATTCTTCTCTTCTCAATCTGATCAAGAATTATCTGCTGAGCATAAGAAAATGTTTATCGAAAACGAAATTGCATACCTAATCACCTATTGGGGAGTTTCTAGTGGTACGGTAAAAGAAATAGAAAATTGGTTGACAAAACAATTTAGACTCAAAAATAAGGAAAAAGATGAGAATGATTATCCGGAACTACAAACTGAACTTATTAGAAAAATTATAAAGTGTGTCGCATTTTATAAGTGTGATTGCAATAAAGATTGTCATTCTAAATACACTGATTCAATTTACACTCATCTAAAACAAACAGAAGGTCGAAGTTTTATTGAATGTAAAAAATCAACAAAAAAAACTAAGTTTTTCGGAGGCCATCAATATCAATTAGGACACTATTTTCGCCATCTTTTCCAAGCCGTGAAATTTATCGACCAACAACCAGCCTGGCTTTTCTCTAAAGTAGATAAGTACGAATACGCAAAAATCCTTCGAGCTCAAATGTCCAATTATGAACAAGCACTCTTATTTATCAACTCATTAACCGTTTTAGGCCGTAATTGGGAATATAACAATAAGGAGGGTAAGCGCTTGATTTCCGAATATCATATGATTAAAAACTTACCACAACATTTTATTCCCAACATGAATCCTAAAGATTATTATCCTGATGTGAATTTTGAGTGGAAAGAGAATGATAAAAATGAAATAAATTTGCCAACCAAAACAATGCAATCAACATCAAACCAAACTACCCCTGCACGGGAAAAAGAAAATCATCTTAGAATTGAAGAAGTTGAGAAATGGAGAAAAGAAATTTCTACTTGGAATCTACTTTATAAAAAATATCCACCAAAAGTAAAGTTATATTTTTGGTCACTAGCTTTCACTGGAACTATTATTCTTATTGCATGGATATATTTTAAAGAGTACAACTTGCGTTGGTTATTATTAGTGATACCTGCATTAAATGCTTATTTATCATATCGTCTATCTAAATCTCATATAGTTAATATTTTTGAAAGTTATAGAGTCGAATTACAAATCGAACCTTTATTGTATAATAAAAATAAATTAAGCTTAATCCAACAGAAAATAATTGAAAAGAAGATTGGAAGTGATGTGTCAAATCAATCTTATATTGAATTTTTATTAAATCATATTGAAACTAAAAAACAAACTAAAAGATTTAATTATCCAACATCTGTTTGGTTCATTTCAGTGACTGTCAGTGCTATTATTGTGGCATCAGTTAAAACTTTTAGTCTTGCAGATCTTCCTATTGCTATTACTTTTTTTTATGTCATTTTTGTGATTGAGATTTTTATTAGAAATAATTTTATAGACATTTATAAAAATCGATATAATGATCTGATCAAAGCATTAAAAAACATTCAACTTAATAATCTATCTAAAAAAGGATAATGAATAATTTAATCGAAACGATACTAATCAATTCATCTATAACTACTGTTCTTGGTACAGTTTGTTTTTTCTTTATAAAAGCTTGGTACAATAAAAAAGCCAGTAAAGATCTTGAAATTCACAAAGGAGATATCAGAAAAGAAATTGAAACCCAATTAGAATCTCACAAAGGCGATATTCAAAAGGATTTAGAAAACCTCAAAGATTCCTATATCAAAGAAAATTTAGAATCTACTCGTTTTGTTGAGGTCATCTGTCGGCAACGTATTGTTTGGTCGGATCAACTGCGTGATGACATTACAGAGATTGTATCCAAAACTCAATTGTTTGTTGAAATATCTGAAAAGCACTTGCAGTCATTTGGAATTGAGGCTTTTGCAAAAACTATTGAGATGTTTCAGGAGGAAAAGTTTTCGGCAAATGAAGCTGGTAATGTGATCAACTCATCAATAGATAATGCAAAATCTAGTTTGCCTATAAAGATAGAAGTTATAGGCGCGATTACCAGATTAAAATTGAAGCTAAATCCTATTCAAGATTATTCAGTAATTCTTCTATTGGAATCTATCAGGAATTTAATTGAAAACCCGACAGATAACAGTCAACCCCCCGCTGGTGCGAGATTGTATCTCGTACCCTGCGAAGCAGAAAATCAACCTAATTCAACTTTACTTGTTCCTTTGCCTCATCCTTTCTGCTTTTTCTTTAAGTAGGTTCCACAGCCAATTCATTTATGCTAAAATAAAGGAGAATAAAGATCTTTTCAGAATTTGACAAACTTGACATATTTAATTTACAGATTGATTAATTAAATTTGTCGATTGTTAAATTAATAGATAGACAGTCTTATGGAAAAAACGATTCGTGTTGAGATTGAAAATGAATACAAAACACAAATTGCAGAATTAGAAGAGAACTTAAAATCAGTCGGTGAGTTTGAGGCAAATGCACAATCATCTGTAGCGTTTTTGGCATTGACAAGGGGTGTTAATTTCATCTTTTCATGGGGTTTTTTTCTTTTGGGAGTTATAGGCCTGATAGCATTTGGATTCTATTTCAAAGAGATAATTAATTTAATCGATCAAAAATTTTCATTAGGAATTGAATCTTCAATTGTCGGATATGATGGCGAAATACTGAAAGGATTTCTATATCTAAAATATCTAATCATGTTAACATTTGGTCTGTGTCTGATGCTGAGTGTTCAATTGAAAACCATTCGTAAAAAGAATGCTCTAATTATTGGTCTGGATTCAGTAGTGAGTGATTTCAAAATGCGCTCAGTACGCATGTTAGATGAAGCTAAAAATAGATTGAAAAATTACACCAAGCTTATCGCAGAAGAAAGATTTTCAAAATAGGAAAAAAGGCGTTCTCTCCTCGGGCTGCTGCAAAAAGTTAGCCAGCATTGTCCGCCGTTTCAGTGAGGAGGGGTTCCAATAACCTGGTGTATATTCCACTGTTTTTAAACCTGATCCTCTCTACTTTTTATCTAAAGAGGTTCCACAGCCAACAGGTATTTGTTACCTAAAGTTGCTAGGTTGGTATTGTATTTCGGGGTCTCAATTTATTTTTTTGGCTGTTCCGTATAAATTTGAAACTATACCCGAAAAGGTATAAAACACCGTCGAAAATACAATTTTATACCCGATAAGGTATAATTACGCAAAATATTGTATATTTATACCCGATAAGGTATACTTATATAAATATTGCAAACATGTCACTACCCATATTCATAAAAGAAAAAAGAAAGTTGCTGAATCTAACTCAGCAGGATCTAGCCGATAAAGCTGGAGTTGGCTTGAGATTCGTTCGTGATCTGGAACAGGGCAAACTCACATTGAGAATGGATAAAGTTAATCAGGTTCTAAATTTGTTTGGTCAGGAACTAGGTCCAGTATCTTTAAATAAAAATAACTAAGTCATGCGGAAAGCAAAAGTTTACATGCACGATCAATGGGCAGGAACTCTATTTGAAAACGAAGAGGGGTTTATGTTTGCTTATGAAGAAGCCTTTCTTCAAACTAAAAATCCCGAGTCCATTAGTCTAACATTACCACTCAGCACAAAGGCCTACAAGAGTGCCACAATGTTTCCTTTTTTTGATGGACTTATCCCTGAAGGATGGTTACTTGACATCGCTGAGAAGAACTGGAAAATTCGTGAAACAGATCGAATGGGTCTTTTAATGGCTTGTTGCAAAGACTGTATTGGAGCCGTTAGTATAATCGCTGAAACCGACAACTAATAACGATAAAGTGCTTCCTAAATAGTTCCCTGAGCGGAGTCGAAGGGCAAACATGGATCAACAACTAACAACAGTACAACATGAACACCACCTGTCTATATTGTTACAAGCCTTTGAAAGAAGGACAAATCGATTTTCATCCGGCATGCTGTAAGAAAATATTTAATTCCAAAGTGGTGCCTGAACTGGACTACTCTGAAGATCAAATGTTGGAATTGGCAGATAAGGTCATCAAAAGCCAAATTGCTGTAACAGGGGTTCAACCCAAGTTATCCTTGGAAATTGCTAAAAATCCGGAAGATCAAAAAGAAAGACGTTTTACAATTGTGGGTTTATGGGGAGGCTATATCTTAAAGCCACCAACAAAACAATTTCCAAATTTGCCTGAGTTGGAGGATCTTACAATGAATATGGCAACTCTTTCTAAGATTGCCACAGTGCCTCATTCTTTAATTCGTTTAAATAATGGCAAGTTGGCTTATATCACCAGGAGGATTGATCGTGAAGAAGGAAAGAAGATTCATATGGAAGATATGTGTCAATTGACCGAGAGACTAACCGAGTTCAAATACCGTGGATCCTATGAGCAAATTGGAAAAGCGATTCAAAAATATTCAAGCACTTCAGGTCTTGATTTGATTAACTTCTTTGAGCAAGTTCTGTTTTCATTTTTAACAGGAAATGCCGATATGCATCTGAAAA encodes the following:
- a CDS encoding putative phage abortive infection protein is translated as MTLLNIAIHFAIGMAISLLGFYFFRKFIRKYFTKHLTYIFLSYWAFCILIFLFLIGSGGATFYIDTTIWYEFGSFIGAFLLAATLLFQIRSFRRQQVEAKFFEMVKYYRDNVVQMKLRNPFHHNSHEETHAEGRRVLKVIFDQYKVARGIVDFEKVVDSNKIDDCFIKPKEYNAFFSSQSDQELSAEHKKMFIENEIAYLITYWGVSSGTVKEIENWLTKQFRLKNKEKDENDYPELQTELIRKIIKCVAFYKCDCNKDCHSKYTDSIYTHLKQTEGRSFIECKKSTKKTKFFGGHQYQLGHYFRHLFQAVKFIDQQPAWLFSKVDKYEYAKILRAQMSNYEQALLFINSLTVLGRNWEYNNKEGKRLISEYHMIKNLPQHFIPNMNPKDYYPDVNFEWKENDKNEINLPTKTMQSTSNQTTPAREKENHLRIEEVEKWRKEISTWNLLYKKYPPKVKLYFWSLAFTGTIILIAWIYFKEYNLRWLLLVIPALNAYLSYRLSKSHIVNIFESYRVELQIEPLLYNKNKLSLIQQKIIEKKIGSDVSNQSYIEFLLNHIETKKQTKRFNYPTSVWFISVTVSAIIVASVKTFSLADLPIAITFFYVIFVIEIFIRNNFIDIYKNRYNDLIKALKNIQLNNLSKKG
- a CDS encoding HipA domain-containing protein, yielding MNTTCLYCYKPLKEGQIDFHPACCKKIFNSKVVPELDYSEDQMLELADKVIKSQIAVTGVQPKLSLEIAKNPEDQKERRFTIVGLWGGYILKPPTKQFPNLPELEDLTMNMATLSKIATVPHSLIRLNNGKLAYITRRIDREEGKKIHMEDMCQLTERLTEFKYRGSYEQIGKAIQKYSSTSGLDLINFFEQVLFSFLTGNADMHLKNFSLINNPTLGYVLTPAYDMLSTALVMEDDDEDLALTLNAKKKKIKRKDFISAFSLFEIPEKTQNNIFSKFEKTIPSWFEMIEISFLPSEMKEAYIELIYNRAKRLNLVI
- a CDS encoding helix-turn-helix transcriptional regulator, which codes for MSLPIFIKEKRKLLNLTQQDLADKAGVGLRFVRDLEQGKLTLRMDKVNQVLNLFGQELGPVSLNKNN
- a CDS encoding type I restriction endonuclease subunit R is translated as MINEDQLEQLALTWFQDNGYNYLHGADIAPESATPYRNDFREVILAKECFEALSALNPGIPSAKIEEVIRLVSNPDGVNTVYKNKAFHKMLLDGVQVEFEHKGENIKDLVYLIDFNSVAANRFLVVNQYSIAGEKHTRRPDIMVFINGLPISILELKNPANEDTDIWDAYNQLQTYKKDIEDLFVFNEALVVSDGITARIGSLTANKERFMPWRTIDNEHDRPLVEFELEKVIKGFFKPELFLDYLRHFILFEGNGNGLIKKIAAYHQFHAVREAVKATIKAASVPQLAMAAEPRANYTNTLEPGSKKAGVIWHTQGSGKSISMVCYAGKLLQQAEMQNPTIVVVTDRSDLDGQLFKTFSQSADLLKQEPVQANSREDLRDILEARKSGGIVFTTIQKFSLYNGESKHPLLSKRHNIVVISDEAHRSQYGDKAKLDTKTGVYKYGFSQHMRDALNNATFIGFTGTPISMVDKDTQNVFGSYVSIYDIQDAVDDGATVPIFYESRLAKLDINQAEIEKLNQDVEEVIEDEEDLVTREKTKSKWAELEKLVGAENRMLKIAADLVNHYQQRIQIIDGKAMIVCMSRDICVQMYNHITAIKPEWHNDDPSKGNIKVIMTGSASDKESIQDHVHTKKVKKDLENRFKDENDDLQIVIVRDMWLTGFDAPPCHTMYVDKPMKGHNLMQAIARVNRVFKNKPGGLVVDYIGIANELKWALKTYTESKGKGSPTNKAQEAFVIFQNKLDALRGMFHGFNYSDFETKPLELLIPATNHILEDSKNGKKRFLDLMAAINSALALCGTLDEINEYKIEIAFFNAIKATIIKHTSVDKKRLEEEKNSALKQILDNAVVAEGVEDIFKLAGLEKPNIGLLSEDFLEDVRRLKMKNFAVALLEKLLKDNIKAHSRGNLVQEQKYGDRLLESLRKYHNRQIETAQVIEELIQMAKDFQKDMEREKDLGLNIDEIRFYDALASNESAVRELHEETLKQIAIELTEKLRNSTTVDWQVRDSVRAKIRNMVRRLLRRYKYPPDQAPQAIELILKQAEVLADGWTN
- a CDS encoding HipA N-terminal domain-containing protein, which translates into the protein MRKAKVYMHDQWAGTLFENEEGFMFAYEEAFLQTKNPESISLTLPLSTKAYKSATMFPFFDGLIPEGWLLDIAEKNWKIRETDRMGLLMACCKDCIGAVSIIAETDN